One part of the Vidua chalybeata isolate OUT-0048 chromosome 11, bVidCha1 merged haplotype, whole genome shotgun sequence genome encodes these proteins:
- the CHST8 gene encoding carbohydrate sulfotransferase 8 isoform X1, with protein sequence MRLTCMFSFILLFGAAGLVVFIHLQDPEEIVHQQTPGIKYNMGFQQPKKQDCVPSNNQDRRLRKNTADRAATVKQSNSLEPSESVPTKLQSTDRRQSSIMFAMKDQQKGEEINSIKLHKRRRRFIIKKSPILISMNSSILNLPTLKYEDRNNSKWKNLYQIQGERKRIMRETCSKYKSNNRRIITPYHVSRIFVEDKYRVLYCEVPKAGCSNWKRVLMVLNGLASSTKDIQHNTVHYGNYLKRLDGFDHKGIYHRLSTYTKMLFIREPFEKLVSAFRDKFEHPNNYYHPVFGKAIISRYRVNATKEALRTGSGVKFKEFIQYLLDVHRPVGMDIHWDHVNRLCSPCLIDYDFVGKFESMEEDANFFLHLIGAPQNLTFPKFKDRHSNEERTTTKITQQYFAQLSPSQRQQSYDFYYMDYLMFNYSKPFEDLY encoded by the exons GGATAAAATATAACATGGGATTCCAGCAACCAAAAAAA CAGGATTGTGTTCCCAGCAATAACCAGGATAgaagattaagaaaaaatactgcagacaGAGCAGCAACAGTTAAGCAGAGCAATTCATTAGAGCCATCTGAAAGTGTGCCCACCAAGCTTCAAAGCACTGACAGAAGGCAAAGCAGCATCATGTTTGCCATGAAAGATCAACAGAAAggtgaagaaattaattccatcAAGCTCCATAAACGCAGGAGGAGGTTTATAATTAAAAAGAGCCCAATTCTGATTTCCATGAACAGCTCCATTCTCAACCTGCCCACACTTAAATATGAGGATAGAAACAACAGCAAGTGGAAAAATCTCTATCAGATCCAAGGAGAAAGGAAGCGGATTATGAGGGAAACTTGTTCAAAATACAAGAGTAATAACAGAAGAATCATCACTCCTTATCACGTGTCTAGAATATTTGTAGAAGACAAATACAGAGTTTTGTACTGTGAAGTCCCAAAAGCTGGCTGCTCCAACTGGAAGCGGGTGCTCATGGTGCTGAACGGGCTGGCCTCCTCCACAAAGGACATCCAGCACAACACCGTGCACTACGGAAACTACTTGAAACGGCTGGATGGGTTTGACCACAAGGGAATTTATCACAGGCTCAGCACTTACACCAAAATGCTATTTATTCGTGAGCCCTTTGAAAAGCTGGTATCTGCATTTCGGGACAAGTTTGAACATCCAAACAACTACTACCACCCGGTCTTTGGAAAAGCCATCATTTCCAGATACCGTGTCAATGCCACCAAAGAAGCACTGAGGACAGGCTCTGGAGTCAAGTTTAAAGAGTTCATTCAGTATCTCCTGGATGTACATAGGCCAGTGGGTATGGATATCCACTGGGATCATGTCAATAGGCTTTGCAGCCCATGTTTAATAGATTACGACTTCGTTGGGAAATTTGAAAGTATGGAAGAAGATGCAAACTTTTTCTTGCACTTAATCGGTGCTCCACAAAATTTAACTTTCCCCAAGTTTAAAGATCGTCACTCCAATGAAGAAAGAACTACCACTAAAATTACACAACAGTAttttgcacagctttctccttctcAACGACAGCAAAGCTATGACTTTTACTATATGGATTACTTGATGTTCAACTACTCAAAACCTTTTGAAGATCTATATTGA
- the CHST8 gene encoding carbohydrate sulfotransferase 8 isoform X2 — protein sequence MRLTCMFSFILLFGAAGLVVFIHLQDPEEIVHQQTPGIKYNMGFQQPKKDCVPSNNQDRRLRKNTADRAATVKQSNSLEPSESVPTKLQSTDRRQSSIMFAMKDQQKGEEINSIKLHKRRRRFIIKKSPILISMNSSILNLPTLKYEDRNNSKWKNLYQIQGERKRIMRETCSKYKSNNRRIITPYHVSRIFVEDKYRVLYCEVPKAGCSNWKRVLMVLNGLASSTKDIQHNTVHYGNYLKRLDGFDHKGIYHRLSTYTKMLFIREPFEKLVSAFRDKFEHPNNYYHPVFGKAIISRYRVNATKEALRTGSGVKFKEFIQYLLDVHRPVGMDIHWDHVNRLCSPCLIDYDFVGKFESMEEDANFFLHLIGAPQNLTFPKFKDRHSNEERTTTKITQQYFAQLSPSQRQQSYDFYYMDYLMFNYSKPFEDLY from the exons GGATAAAATATAACATGGGATTCCAGCAACCAAAAAAA GATTGTGTTCCCAGCAATAACCAGGATAgaagattaagaaaaaatactgcagacaGAGCAGCAACAGTTAAGCAGAGCAATTCATTAGAGCCATCTGAAAGTGTGCCCACCAAGCTTCAAAGCACTGACAGAAGGCAAAGCAGCATCATGTTTGCCATGAAAGATCAACAGAAAggtgaagaaattaattccatcAAGCTCCATAAACGCAGGAGGAGGTTTATAATTAAAAAGAGCCCAATTCTGATTTCCATGAACAGCTCCATTCTCAACCTGCCCACACTTAAATATGAGGATAGAAACAACAGCAAGTGGAAAAATCTCTATCAGATCCAAGGAGAAAGGAAGCGGATTATGAGGGAAACTTGTTCAAAATACAAGAGTAATAACAGAAGAATCATCACTCCTTATCACGTGTCTAGAATATTTGTAGAAGACAAATACAGAGTTTTGTACTGTGAAGTCCCAAAAGCTGGCTGCTCCAACTGGAAGCGGGTGCTCATGGTGCTGAACGGGCTGGCCTCCTCCACAAAGGACATCCAGCACAACACCGTGCACTACGGAAACTACTTGAAACGGCTGGATGGGTTTGACCACAAGGGAATTTATCACAGGCTCAGCACTTACACCAAAATGCTATTTATTCGTGAGCCCTTTGAAAAGCTGGTATCTGCATTTCGGGACAAGTTTGAACATCCAAACAACTACTACCACCCGGTCTTTGGAAAAGCCATCATTTCCAGATACCGTGTCAATGCCACCAAAGAAGCACTGAGGACAGGCTCTGGAGTCAAGTTTAAAGAGTTCATTCAGTATCTCCTGGATGTACATAGGCCAGTGGGTATGGATATCCACTGGGATCATGTCAATAGGCTTTGCAGCCCATGTTTAATAGATTACGACTTCGTTGGGAAATTTGAAAGTATGGAAGAAGATGCAAACTTTTTCTTGCACTTAATCGGTGCTCCACAAAATTTAACTTTCCCCAAGTTTAAAGATCGTCACTCCAATGAAGAAAGAACTACCACTAAAATTACACAACAGTAttttgcacagctttctccttctcAACGACAGCAAAGCTATGACTTTTACTATATGGATTACTTGATGTTCAACTACTCAAAACCTTTTGAAGATCTATATTGA